Proteins from a single region of Pseudodesulfovibrio portus:
- a CDS encoding LysR family transcriptional regulator ArgP has translation MIGMLDYKLVEAFARVIAEGGFEKAAQVLHVTQGAVSQRVKLLEEQVGCVLMVRSVPPRTTAAGREMLKHYRQVKQLEDDLGPELGQESAGYASMPVGINADSLATWFFPAIGEYLDSQPVLLDLCVDDQAETHKLLKNGDVLGCVSDRAAPVQGGRVEYLGDMDYRLYSNSSYKMKWFNEGVTLESVLKAPMLIFNRKDVMHGVILKDALGTKPNRFNGFYLPSSEKFATAIAAGWACGMLPDQQANEYVERGELADLLPGHVFTVRLHWHCWNLESAALDSFTRVLVAGARGLLVQRP, from the coding sequence ATGATAGGCATGTTGGATTACAAGTTGGTGGAGGCGTTTGCCCGGGTGATTGCGGAGGGGGGCTTTGAAAAGGCCGCCCAGGTGTTGCATGTGACGCAGGGGGCCGTGTCCCAGCGGGTGAAGCTGCTGGAGGAGCAGGTCGGGTGCGTGCTCATGGTGCGGTCCGTGCCGCCGAGGACCACTGCTGCCGGGCGTGAGATGCTCAAGCACTACAGGCAGGTGAAACAGCTTGAAGACGACCTGGGGCCGGAGCTGGGCCAGGAATCGGCAGGGTATGCGTCCATGCCCGTGGGCATCAACGCGGATTCCCTGGCCACCTGGTTTTTCCCGGCCATCGGAGAGTATCTGGACAGCCAGCCGGTGCTCCTCGATCTGTGCGTTGACGACCAGGCCGAGACCCACAAGCTGCTCAAGAACGGCGACGTGCTCGGTTGCGTTTCCGACCGGGCCGCGCCCGTGCAGGGGGGCCGGGTGGAATACCTGGGAGATATGGATTATCGGCTGTATTCTAATTCGTCATACAAAATGAAATGGTTCAATGAAGGCGTGACGTTGGAGAGTGTGCTGAAGGCGCCGATGCTCATCTTCAATCGCAAGGACGTCATGCACGGCGTTATTCTCAAGGACGCCTTGGGCACGAAGCCGAACCGCTTCAACGGGTTTTACCTTCCCTCTTCAGAGAAGTTCGCCACGGCCATCGCCGCAGGCTGGGCGTGCGGCATGCTGCCGGACCAGCAGGCGAATGAATATGTCGAGCGCGGCGAACTGGCCGATCTGCTGCCCGGGCACGTGTTTACCGTCCGGCTGCATTGGCATTGCTGGAACCTGGAGTCTGCGGCCCTGGACTCCTTCACCAGGGTCCTGGTGGCCGGAGCGCGCGGTCTGCTCGTGCAGCGGCCATGA
- a CDS encoding DUF2959 domain-containing protein, with the protein MKRLILVLAVLSFAFQFGCQKAYYSAMESVGYDKREILSDRVENARESQQEAKEQFASALERFKSVVAFDGGTLEEKYETLNSEYEDSEDRAADVTKRIDKVEDVAEALFKEWGEEIKQYSSDKLRSSSRSKLNTTKKKYAVLIRAMRRAEGKMKPVLAAFKDQVLYLKHNLNAKAIAALEGELSSIRGDVDVLIKEMDKSIAEADAFIKTLE; encoded by the coding sequence ATGAAACGGTTGATCCTGGTCCTGGCCGTCCTGAGTTTTGCCTTCCAGTTCGGCTGCCAGAAGGCCTACTATTCCGCCATGGAGTCCGTGGGCTACGACAAGCGCGAAATCCTGTCCGACCGGGTGGAGAACGCCCGCGAGTCCCAGCAGGAGGCCAAGGAACAGTTTGCCTCGGCCCTGGAACGCTTCAAGTCCGTGGTCGCCTTTGACGGCGGCACCCTGGAAGAGAAGTACGAGACCCTGAACAGTGAATACGAAGACAGCGAGGACCGCGCCGCCGACGTGACCAAGCGCATCGACAAGGTGGAGGACGTGGCCGAGGCCCTGTTCAAGGAATGGGGCGAGGAGATCAAGCAGTATTCCAGCGACAAGCTGCGCAGCTCCAGCCGCAGCAAGCTCAACACCACCAAGAAAAAGTATGCGGTGCTCATCAGGGCCATGCGCCGGGCCGAGGGCAAGATGAAGCCGGTCCTGGCCGCGTTCAAGGATCAGGTGCTCTATCTCAAGCACAACCTCAACGCCAAGGCCATCGCCGCCCTGGAAGGCGAACTCTCTTCCATCAGGGGCGACGTGGACGTGCTGATCAAGGAAATGGACAAGTCCATTGCCGAGGCGGACGCCTTCATCAAGACATTGGAATAG
- a CDS encoding aminotransferase-like domain-containing protein, producing the protein MTMYSPTLAEGSGPLYKELADAIERDIENGALLPGTRMPTHRDLADTLELNVSTVTRGYKEAEKRGLISATVGRGTFVSSDATASTSLVSFEPSMPGMIELGLVEPLHDLDPDISEGFRRIARRKDTSSFMRYSDPRGMPEHRSAGAAWTARFGLEVEPEDIIVCAGSQHALACTLSGLFRAGDRIATDALTYPGFKTLAAMLGLRLVPIAMDEHGMIPENLDAACRRNDIKAVYLMPGVHNPTTTTIPEGRRTEIAKLAQWHDLLIIEDDAYDLTDPGRIAPVGDRARERSVYIAGMSKSIAAGLRVSFVAAPKHLLKPLAQAVLNTIWMTPPLNVELAAMWINDGTADRVVREKRAAAARRYMLACDVLDGFRFRGKRSGFYLWLDLPGQWTGQALEKAAHKHNVNVFGSEKFVVGETPASPAARISLTGPGSLDELEKGLGIIRKILNQRP; encoded by the coding sequence ATGACAATGTATTCGCCCACCCTCGCCGAAGGATCCGGCCCGCTGTACAAGGAACTGGCCGACGCCATAGAGCGCGACATCGAGAACGGCGCCCTGTTGCCCGGCACACGCATGCCCACCCACCGCGACCTGGCCGACACCCTGGAGCTGAACGTGTCCACGGTGACGCGCGGCTACAAGGAGGCGGAGAAACGCGGCCTCATTTCCGCCACGGTGGGGCGCGGGACATTCGTTTCCTCCGACGCCACGGCGTCCACGTCCCTGGTCTCCTTCGAGCCGTCCATGCCCGGCATGATCGAACTGGGACTGGTGGAGCCGCTGCACGACCTTGATCCCGATATTTCAGAAGGGTTCCGGCGCATTGCCCGGCGCAAGGACACTTCCTCCTTCATGCGCTACTCCGACCCGCGCGGGATGCCCGAACACCGCAGCGCAGGAGCAGCCTGGACCGCGCGGTTCGGGCTGGAAGTCGAGCCCGAAGACATCATCGTCTGCGCCGGGTCGCAGCACGCGCTGGCCTGCACCCTGAGCGGCCTGTTCCGGGCCGGAGACCGCATCGCCACGGACGCGTTGACCTACCCGGGCTTCAAGACCCTGGCGGCCATGCTGGGACTGCGGCTGGTCCCCATAGCCATGGACGAGCACGGCATGATCCCCGAGAACCTGGACGCGGCCTGCCGACGCAACGACATCAAGGCTGTCTATCTCATGCCCGGCGTGCACAACCCCACCACCACGACCATCCCAGAGGGGAGGCGCACAGAAATAGCCAAGCTGGCCCAGTGGCATGACCTGTTGATCATCGAAGACGACGCATACGACCTGACCGATCCGGGACGGATCGCCCCCGTGGGCGACAGGGCCCGGGAACGCAGCGTCTACATCGCGGGCATGTCCAAGTCCATCGCGGCCGGGCTCCGCGTCTCCTTTGTGGCCGCGCCGAAACATCTGCTCAAGCCGCTGGCCCAGGCGGTGCTCAACACCATCTGGATGACCCCGCCCCTGAACGTCGAGCTGGCCGCAATGTGGATCAACGACGGCACTGCGGACAGGGTGGTGCGGGAGAAACGCGCGGCAGCGGCCAGGCGGTACATGCTGGCCTGCGACGTGCTTGACGGATTCCGCTTCCGCGGCAAGCGCAGCGGCTTCTACCTGTGGCTGGACCTGCCGGGGCAATGGACCGGGCAGGCGCTGGAGAAGGCGGCCCACAAGCACAACGTCAATGTCTTCGGATCCGAAAAATTCGTGGTCGGCGAGACCCCGGCGTCTCCTGCGGCGCGCATCTCCCTGACCGGCCCCGGCAGCCTCGACGAACTGGAAAAGGGGCTGGGCATCATCAGGAAAATCCTCAACCAAAGACCATGA
- a CDS encoding class II fumarate hydratase: MAEFRIEKDSLGPVEVPAHALWGAQTERARTLFTIGDEPMPREMIVPYAILKKGCALANRERGKLPADKAGLIVRVCDEIIDGLHHDMFPLSVWISGSGTQFNMNVNEVIANRCSQLAGEPVGTGKPVHPNDHANKSQSTNDNFPSVMQMVVAIEVAKRLLHSVILLRDALSAKAEAWRDIVKIGRTHMQDATPLTLGQEFSGYVSMLDDNVRRIERALADVYALPLGGTAVGTGVNAHPSFAPDAVRCIADLTGLPFVPAANRFAAQGSHDALVQFSGTLKTLANSLNKIACDIRLLGCGPRAGIGELVLPANEPGSSIMPGKVNPTQCEALTMVALQVLGNDLAATLGGTSGALEMNAYKPLIIRNVLHSVRILADGMDSFRTHLVDGLEVDRKRIATHLGNSLMLVTPLAPAIGYENAARIARHAHEHGLRLKEAALELELVSEEDFDRLVVPEKMTTPRD; this comes from the coding sequence ATGGCGGAATTCAGGATCGAAAAGGACAGTCTGGGCCCGGTCGAGGTCCCGGCCCACGCGCTCTGGGGCGCGCAGACCGAGCGGGCGCGGACGCTGTTCACCATCGGCGACGAACCCATGCCGCGCGAAATGATCGTGCCCTACGCCATCCTCAAGAAGGGATGCGCCCTGGCCAACCGGGAACGGGGCAAGCTCCCGGCGGACAAGGCCGGACTCATCGTCCGGGTCTGCGACGAAATCATCGACGGCCTCCACCACGACATGTTCCCCCTGTCGGTCTGGATTTCCGGGTCCGGCACCCAGTTCAACATGAACGTCAACGAGGTCATCGCCAACCGATGTTCCCAACTGGCGGGCGAGCCCGTGGGGACCGGGAAGCCGGTCCATCCCAACGACCACGCCAACAAGAGCCAGTCGACAAACGATAACTTTCCGTCAGTCATGCAAATGGTTGTTGCAATTGAAGTTGCAAAAAGATTGCTGCATTCGGTAATCCTGCTCCGGGACGCGCTTTCGGCCAAGGCCGAGGCGTGGCGGGATATCGTCAAGATCGGCCGCACCCACATGCAGGACGCCACGCCGCTCACCCTGGGGCAGGAATTTTCCGGGTATGTTTCCATGCTCGACGACAACGTGCGGCGCATCGAAAGGGCCCTTGCGGACGTGTATGCCCTGCCCCTCGGCGGCACTGCCGTGGGCACGGGCGTCAACGCCCATCCGTCCTTTGCACCGGACGCCGTCCGGTGCATCGCGGACCTGACCGGCCTGCCCTTTGTTCCGGCGGCCAACCGGTTCGCCGCCCAGGGCAGCCACGACGCACTGGTCCAGTTCTCCGGCACGCTCAAAACCCTGGCCAACTCCCTGAACAAGATCGCCTGCGACATCCGGCTGCTCGGTTGCGGCCCGAGGGCGGGCATCGGCGAGCTGGTCCTCCCGGCCAACGAGCCCGGCTCCTCCATCATGCCGGGCAAGGTCAACCCCACCCAGTGCGAGGCCCTGACCATGGTCGCCCTGCAGGTCCTGGGCAACGACCTGGCCGCCACCCTGGGCGGCACGTCCGGCGCACTGGAGATGAACGCCTACAAGCCGCTCATCATCCGCAACGTGCTCCACTCCGTGCGCATCCTGGCCGATGGGATGGACTCCTTCCGCACCCATCTGGTGGACGGGCTCGAGGTGGACCGGAAACGCATCGCCACCCACCTGGGCAACTCGCTCATGCTGGTCACGCCGCTGGCCCCGGCCATCGGCTACGAGAATGCTGCCAGGATCGCCCGCCATGCCCATGAGCACGGCCTGCGCCTCAAGGAAGCCGCCCTGGAGCTCGAGCTCGTCAGCGAAGAGGACTTCGACCGTTTGGTGGTCCCTGAGAAGATGACGACACCCCGGGATTAA
- a CDS encoding cereblon family protein — MSAMCKHRLRALRNGQDTNKPATTGRVDTGKQPDLDEGGHGSVLVCRFCRSRITRRDLAMEINGSHRHVFFNPHGQVFELGCFASAKNVLPTGPRTDEFTWFPGFVWQAVACTGCLAQLGWRYTGEGGGFFGLILTALAEEPTGKP, encoded by the coding sequence ATGTCGGCGATGTGCAAACACAGGCTCCGCGCCCTACGCAACGGGCAGGACACGAACAAACCGGCGACCACCGGACGTGTGGACACGGGCAAACAGCCCGACCTTGATGAAGGCGGCCACGGCTCGGTCCTGGTCTGCCGTTTCTGCCGATCCCGGATCACCCGGCGCGACCTGGCCATGGAAATCAACGGCAGCCATCGGCACGTCTTTTTCAACCCCCACGGGCAGGTATTCGAACTGGGCTGCTTCGCCTCGGCCAAAAACGTGCTGCCCACCGGCCCGAGAACGGACGAATTCACCTGGTTCCCGGGCTTTGTCTGGCAGGCCGTGGCCTGCACCGGCTGTCTGGCGCAGCTCGGCTGGCGGTACACGGGTGAAGGCGGCGGTTTTTTCGGGCTCATCCTGACGGCCCTGGCCGAGGAACCGACCGGCAAACCATAG
- a CDS encoding HD domain-containing protein produces the protein MNTEIKRCLDWFDAYARGYVNRASKDILLTVQSKISHTMRVLAHVRGIIRETPVREDLAPVAEVAAILHDVGRFPQLINSASFDDRTGYNHAEEGERILRMADVLEPFDETFRELVLTAVRYHNLGLLPEDLTDDERLVLEILRDADKLDALRNTVKYMSPDTPYGKALKSDMVWHDSEVSDEVVKLTLQRKLIPFTAIKWSNDFVLFLTCWIHDLHFPYAYRHLHESGTFEALLDALPEEAPFDRIKKQLRSDLQRFLDQG, from the coding sequence ATGAATACGGAAATAAAACGCTGCCTTGACTGGTTCGATGCGTACGCGAGGGGCTATGTGAACCGCGCGTCCAAGGATATCCTGCTCACGGTGCAGAGCAAGATCAGCCACACCATGCGCGTGCTCGCCCACGTGCGCGGCATTATCAGGGAAACCCCCGTCCGTGAAGACCTGGCCCCGGTTGCCGAGGTGGCGGCCATACTGCACGACGTGGGCCGATTCCCCCAGCTGATCAATTCCGCATCCTTCGACGACCGCACCGGGTACAACCACGCCGAGGAGGGCGAGCGGATTCTGCGCATGGCCGACGTGCTGGAGCCCTTTGACGAGACCTTCCGCGAGCTGGTGCTGACCGCAGTCCGGTACCACAACCTGGGCTTGCTGCCCGAGGACCTGACGGACGACGAACGGCTGGTCCTGGAAATCCTGCGCGACGCCGACAAGCTCGACGCCCTGCGCAACACCGTGAAATACATGAGCCCGGACACGCCTTACGGCAAGGCGCTCAAGTCGGACATGGTCTGGCATGACTCCGAGGTCTCGGACGAGGTGGTCAAGCTGACCCTCCAGCGCAAGCTCATCCCGTTCACCGCCATCAAGTGGTCCAATGATTTCGTGCTCTTCCTGACCTGCTGGATTCACGACCTCCACTTCCCCTACGCCTACCGCCACCTGCACGAATCCGGGACCTTCGAGGCCCTGCTGGACGCCCTGCCGGAGGAAGCGCCCTTCGACCGCATCAAAAAACAACTGCGGTCCGACCTGCAACGGTTCCTCGACCAGGGTTGA
- a CDS encoding LysE family translocator, whose protein sequence is MNMETYAAFVLFVIVMTGTPGAGNLSMMTIGQTTGFKSALPFLAGTTVGAVTLDTLVALGLGGLFMASPELAWTMKVIGMAYILYLGWKLLSMQLSIAGANKRFTFVEGVFLHPTNPKSWAMAVVGFSQMADPAVPLVVQVPVFVFTFMFFQVSFHSLWGLAGAAIMRTLKSGPVLTCVNCTLVVVMVGATAYAIFI, encoded by the coding sequence ATGAATATGGAGACCTACGCTGCCTTCGTTCTGTTCGTCATCGTCATGACCGGCACCCCCGGCGCGGGCAACCTGTCCATGATGACCATCGGCCAGACCACGGGTTTCAAATCGGCCCTGCCGTTCCTGGCAGGGACCACGGTGGGCGCGGTCACCCTGGACACCCTGGTGGCGCTTGGCCTTGGCGGGCTGTTCATGGCCTCGCCCGAGCTGGCGTGGACCATGAAGGTCATCGGCATGGCGTACATCCTCTACCTGGGCTGGAAACTCCTTTCCATGCAGCTCTCCATTGCCGGGGCGAACAAGCGGTTCACCTTTGTGGAAGGGGTGTTCCTGCACCCCACCAACCCGAAGAGCTGGGCCATGGCCGTTGTCGGCTTCAGCCAGATGGCCGACCCTGCGGTGCCGCTCGTCGTCCAGGTTCCGGTGTTTGTTTTCACCTTCATGTTTTTCCAGGTGTCCTTCCACTCCCTGTGGGGGCTGGCCGGTGCGGCCATCATGCGCACGCTCAAGTCCGGTCCGGTTTTGACCTGCGTGAACTGTACTCTCGTGGTCGTGATGGTGGGGGCGACTGCCTACGCGATCTTCATTTAA
- a CDS encoding Crp/Fnr family transcriptional regulator produces MERTELKDRIRDFPIFSKLSDEQLERVAEHAEILEFPGKALFFSEDNSAQGLHVLLEGRVKLFKIAEDGKEQTIFVFGPGEPFCLCSTFSDGKLPANLGALEDSRVLYITPRELEAMVREDPTVHLTMMRVMARRLKEAMDMIDSLSLKQVPSRLMAYFKSRHQGGRVKLDLSYRELSKIIGITPEALSRTLKRMSEDGLIDVDGTTVTLTDRRHTPA; encoded by the coding sequence ATGGAACGGACAGAACTCAAGGACCGCATCCGGGACTTCCCGATCTTTTCAAAGCTCAGCGATGAGCAGCTCGAACGCGTGGCGGAACACGCCGAGATCCTGGAATTTCCCGGGAAGGCCCTGTTCTTCAGCGAAGACAATTCGGCCCAGGGCCTGCACGTGCTGCTGGAAGGCCGGGTCAAGCTGTTCAAGATAGCCGAGGACGGCAAGGAACAGACCATCTTCGTGTTCGGCCCGGGCGAGCCGTTCTGCCTCTGCTCCACCTTCTCGGACGGCAAGCTTCCCGCCAACCTCGGCGCCCTGGAGGACAGCCGGGTGCTGTACATCACGCCCCGCGAGCTGGAGGCCATGGTCAGGGAGGACCCCACCGTGCACCTGACAATGATGCGGGTCATGGCCCGGCGGCTGAAAGAAGCCATGGACATGATCGACTCCCTGTCGCTCAAACAGGTCCCGTCCCGGCTCATGGCCTACTTTAAGAGCCGCCACCAGGGCGGCCGGGTCAAGCTGGACCTCTCCTACCGGGAACTTTCCAAGATCATCGGCATCACGCCCGAGGCGTTGTCGCGAACCCTGAAACGGATGTCCGAGGACGGGCTGATCGACGTAGACGGGACCACCGTCACCCTCACGGACCGCCGACATACCCCTGCATAG
- a CDS encoding arsenic resistance protein codes for MFRLLQTITKNLIIAIPIMMGAGFLYGLFFDAGWLKSMIVPFTFLMVYPMMVTLKVKSVFEGGDGKAQILTQLINFGLVPFLAAAVGLLFFGDRPYMALGLLLAGLVPTSGMTISWTGFAKGNMSAAIKMTVIGLILGSLATPVYVEALMGAAIEMRLTAVFRQIVYIVFLPMALGFLTQRFLVARYGQSAFKKTLGPKFPPLSTLGVLGIVFVALALKAGTIAGSPGVLVDILIPLALLYAVNFTLSTVVGKWMLPRGDAIALVYGSVMRNLSIALAIAINAFGDKGSDAALVIAMAYIVQVQSAAWYVRFTPHIFGVGREVPAEAEGA; via the coding sequence GTGTTCCGTCTTCTCCAGACCATAACCAAGAATCTCATCATCGCCATCCCGATCATGATGGGGGCAGGCTTCCTCTACGGCCTGTTCTTCGACGCCGGGTGGCTCAAATCCATGATCGTGCCGTTCACCTTCCTCATGGTTTACCCCATGATGGTCACCCTCAAGGTGAAATCGGTCTTCGAGGGGGGCGACGGCAAGGCGCAGATCCTCACCCAGCTCATCAATTTCGGGCTGGTTCCCTTCCTTGCGGCTGCCGTCGGCCTCCTCTTTTTTGGGGACCGGCCGTACATGGCGCTCGGCCTGCTCCTGGCCGGGCTGGTGCCCACCAGCGGCATGACCATTTCCTGGACCGGGTTCGCCAAGGGCAACATGTCTGCGGCCATCAAGATGACGGTCATCGGTCTCATCCTCGGCTCCCTGGCCACGCCCGTCTACGTGGAGGCGCTCATGGGCGCAGCCATCGAGATGCGGCTGACCGCCGTGTTCAGGCAGATCGTGTACATCGTCTTCCTGCCCATGGCGCTCGGTTTCCTGACCCAGCGTTTCCTGGTGGCCCGGTACGGACAGTCCGCGTTCAAAAAGACGCTCGGCCCCAAGTTCCCGCCGTTGTCCACGCTGGGCGTGCTGGGCATTGTGTTCGTGGCCCTGGCTCTCAAGGCGGGGACCATCGCCGGGTCGCCCGGCGTGCTGGTGGACATTCTTATTCCGCTGGCGCTCCTCTACGCCGTGAATTTTACCCTGAGCACCGTGGTCGGCAAGTGGATGCTGCCCAGGGGCGACGCCATCGCCCTGGTCTACGGGTCGGTCATGCGCAACCTGTCCATCGCCCTGGCCATCGCCATCAACGCCTTCGGCGACAAGGGCTCTGACGCGGCCCTGGTCATTGCCATGGCCTACATCGTCCAGGTCCAGTCCGCTGCCTGGTACGTGCGGTTCACGCCGCACATCTTCGGCGTCGGCCGGGAGGTGCCGGCGGAGGCGGAGGGCGCGTGA
- a CDS encoding LysE/ArgO family amino acid transporter: MTAFISGFGMGGGLIVAIGAQNAFVLTQGVRRNHHVAVAALCIFCDAVLISFGVTGVGTLVASNPTLGMIAAWGGAAFLAWYGFSALKSAISGGSLDAGTEEGRGLRHTLTLTLAVTLLNPHVYLDTIVFMGSISGQFPTPDRYLFGAGAITASFCWFVGLTLCGRMLAPLFSRPVTWRILDSVVCLTMWIIAASLIWPTLTS, from the coding sequence ATGACAGCATTCATATCGGGATTCGGGATGGGCGGCGGCCTGATTGTGGCCATTGGCGCGCAGAACGCCTTCGTGCTGACCCAGGGCGTGCGGCGCAACCATCATGTGGCCGTGGCCGCCCTGTGCATCTTCTGCGACGCGGTGCTGATCTCGTTCGGGGTCACGGGCGTGGGCACCCTGGTTGCGTCCAACCCGACCCTGGGCATGATCGCTGCCTGGGGCGGGGCCGCCTTTCTGGCCTGGTACGGGTTCTCGGCGCTGAAGTCGGCTATATCCGGCGGCTCGCTTGATGCGGGCACTGAAGAAGGCAGGGGACTCAGGCACACCCTGACCCTCACCCTGGCGGTGACCCTGCTCAACCCGCACGTTTACCTTGATACCATCGTTTTCATGGGTTCGATCAGCGGCCAGTTTCCAACTCCGGACCGATACCTGTTCGGCGCGGGCGCGATCACGGCCTCCTTCTGTTGGTTCGTGGGGCTGACCCTGTGCGGCCGGATGCTCGCGCCCCTCTTTTCCCGTCCCGTCACCTGGCGAATCCTCGACTCCGTGGTCTGCCTGACCATGTGGATCATCGCGGCCTCGCTCATCTGGCCCACACTCACTTCATAG
- a CDS encoding tetrathionate reductase family octaheme c-type cytochrome translates to MTVQNRRWLFASLAALLVSAIAVSALAAVEQETAPGRKLAIQATKAKPLVRTMTADHSKFPQLQFDPEMQKTMKPEEVTKACLGCHNQAALQFHQTIHWTWRDKDTDGNPAKFGKGGISVNNFUINTASNEARCTSCHAGYGWKDNNFDFTSQEKVDCLVCHEKTGTYKKFPTAAGYPAKYVEDPENPGRQKGVVFPENKKVYFSPDWSAVAQSVGRPTRKNCGTCHFFGGGADAVKHGDLDSSLTKPGKNLDVHMGSRETGGQDFTCVRCHTTTNHHVAGRIYEKPAALERKSLLQDDLGDKIMCESCHGSQPHKTGGMFAKLNDHTDKVACQSCHIPEFARAQSTKMWWDWSKAGQPMDGKDKIKGEDGKPIFDKKKGEFVWERDVVPEYYWFNGTLDHVTSEDAIDPTEEVWLNRPKGDRNDPNSRIMPFKVHRAKSPYDKVNKTMVIPHLFPFNKEDKTAYWKGFDWQKAIEVGMKYAGQKYSGEYGFVDTTYVFPTTHMVAPRENALQCTQCHSKNSRLSNLTGFYMPGRDTYAVVDAAGWFGAGAALVAVFFHGVMRFISGLKRKED, encoded by the coding sequence ATGACTGTTCAGAACAGGCGGTGGCTGTTTGCCTCTCTGGCGGCGCTGCTCGTTTCGGCCATTGCGGTGAGTGCGTTGGCTGCGGTTGAGCAGGAGACGGCGCCGGGGCGGAAGCTCGCCATCCAGGCAACCAAGGCCAAACCGCTGGTCAGGACCATGACTGCGGATCACAGCAAGTTTCCGCAGTTGCAGTTCGACCCGGAAATGCAGAAGACCATGAAGCCCGAGGAGGTCACCAAGGCCTGTCTCGGGTGCCATAACCAGGCGGCCCTGCAGTTCCACCAGACCATTCACTGGACCTGGCGGGACAAGGACACCGACGGCAACCCGGCGAAGTTCGGCAAGGGCGGGATATCCGTCAACAACTTCTGAATCAACACCGCAAGCAACGAGGCTCGTTGCACTTCATGTCACGCCGGTTATGGTTGGAAGGACAATAACTTCGATTTCACGTCCCAGGAAAAGGTGGACTGTCTGGTCTGTCACGAAAAGACCGGGACGTACAAGAAATTCCCCACTGCCGCTGGATACCCGGCCAAGTACGTGGAAGATCCGGAGAATCCCGGTCGGCAGAAGGGCGTGGTCTTCCCTGAAAACAAGAAGGTGTATTTCTCCCCCGACTGGTCCGCAGTGGCACAGAGTGTGGGACGCCCCACGCGGAAGAACTGCGGCACCTGCCACTTCTTCGGCGGCGGGGCCGACGCGGTGAAGCACGGCGACCTGGACTCCTCCCTGACCAAGCCGGGCAAGAACCTGGACGTGCACATGGGCTCCCGCGAGACCGGCGGCCAGGACTTCACCTGCGTGCGCTGCCACACCACCACCAACCACCACGTGGCCGGACGCATCTACGAAAAGCCCGCCGCCCTCGAGCGCAAGTCGCTGCTCCAGGACGACCTGGGCGACAAGATCATGTGCGAGTCCTGCCACGGGAGCCAGCCGCACAAGACAGGCGGCATGTTCGCCAAGCTCAACGATCATACCGACAAGGTCGCCTGCCAGTCCTGCCACATTCCCGAGTTCGCCCGCGCCCAGTCCACCAAGATGTGGTGGGATTGGTCCAAGGCGGGCCAGCCCATGGACGGCAAGGACAAGATCAAGGGCGAGGACGGCAAGCCGATCTTCGACAAGAAGAAGGGCGAGTTCGTCTGGGAACGCGACGTGGTGCCCGAGTACTACTGGTTCAACGGCACCCTGGATCACGTCACCTCCGAGGACGCCATCGATCCCACGGAAGAAGTCTGGCTGAACCGGCCCAAGGGCGACCGGAACGACCCGAACTCCCGGATCATGCCGTTCAAGGTGCACCGGGCCAAGTCCCCGTATGACAAGGTCAACAAGACCATGGTCATTCCGCACCTGTTCCCCTTCAACAAGGAGGACAAGACCGCCTACTGGAAGGGGTTCGACTGGCAGAAGGCCATTGAGGTGGGCATGAAGTACGCCGGGCAGAAGTACAGCGGCGAGTATGGCTTCGTGGACACCACCTACGTCTTCCCCACCACCCACATGGTGGCCCCGCGTGAAAATGCGCTGCAGTGCACCCAGTGCCACAGCAAGAACAGCAGGCTGTCGAACCTGACCGGATTCTACATGCCCGGCAGGGACACCTATGCGGTCG